The following coding sequences are from one Nicotiana tabacum cultivar K326 chromosome 1, ASM71507v2, whole genome shotgun sequence window:
- the LOC107799665 gene encoding putative methyltransferase At1g29790, with protein MGSVSLKIGDGTARFKRASYCSSALNLLMLFSVVTTNLFALYAFTSSPKNHHNASHLLLHTHKNISLISEQVSLILREIDSSQKKLAQMEKELLGYESIDLSNSKIATELRTFLQHHLLPLGKDSRTGITEMVASVGHSCVKSMDLLSQFMNYKVSGPCPDDWSLGQKLILSGCEPLPRRRCFAKIIPKVGLQSFPDSLYKNYSDKIYSWSGLGCKNLACLNAKKLNRDCAGCFDIVNGYETQRYVKGRGKNDFLINDVLAMGNGGISIGFDIGGGSGTFAARMAEKNVTVVTATLNVDAPFNEFIAARGLFPLYLSLDHRFPFHDNAFDLVHAGNVLDISGRPEKLEFLMFDIDRVLRAGGLFWLDNFLCTSEDKRSALTRLIERFGYKKLKWVVGEKINGSGKSEVYLSAVLQKPVRV; from the coding sequence ATGGGATCTGTATCTCTGAAAATAGGTGATGGAACTGCCAGATTCAAGAGAGCTTCTTACTGTTCTTCAGCTCTAAATCTGCTTATGCTCTTCTCTGTAGTTACAACTAATCTTTTTGCTTTATATGCTTTTACTTCTTCACCCAAGAACCATCATAATGCTTCTCATCTACTTCTACATACTCACAAGAACATATCTTTGATCTCAGAACAAGTTTCTTTAATCCTCAGAGAGATTGATTCATCACAAAAGAAGTTAGCCCAAATGGAGAAAGAGCTTTTAGGATATGAAAGTATTGATCTTTCTAATTCCAAGATTGCAACTGAGCTGAGAACTTTCTTGCAACACCATTTACTTCCTTTGGGTAAAGATTCAAGAACTGGGATTACTGAAATGGTAGCTTCTGTCGGACATTCTTGTGTTAAATCTATGGATTTGCTGTCTCAGTTTATGAATTATAAGGTTAGTGGGCCCTGTCCTGATGATTGGAGTCTTGGTCAGAAGCTGATTCTTAGTGGTTGTGAGCCTTTGCCAAGAAGAAGGTGTTTTGCTAAGATTATTCCTAAGGTTGGTTTACAATCTTTTCCTGATTCACTTTATAAAAATTATAGTGATAAGATTTATAGTTGGAGTGGTCTCGGTTGCAAGAATTTAGCTTGTTTAAATGCTAAGAAGTTGAATAGGGATTGTGCTGGTTGTTTTGATATAGTTAATGGGTATGAGACTCAGAGATATGTTAAGGGTAGGGGAAAGAATGATTTCCTCATTAATGATGTGTTAGCAATGGGAAATGGTGGAATTAGCATCGGGTTCGATATTGGTGGAGGATCTGGTACTTTTGCTGCTAGAATGGCTGAGAAGAATGTGACTGTAGTTACTGCTACTTTGAATGTTGATGCACCGTTCAATGAATTCATTGCTGCTAGGGGTCTTTTTCCTTTGTATTTAAGTTTAGATCATCGATTCCCCTTTCATGATAATGCATTTGATTTGGTTCATGCGGGAAATGTATTGGATATTAGCGGCCGCCCTGAGAAATTGGAGTTTTTAATGTTTGATATTGATAGAGTTCTGAGGGCTGGAGGATTGTTTTGGTTGGATAATTTCTTGTGCACCAGCGAAGATAAGAGAAGCGCGCTAACTAGGTTAATTGAACGTTTTGGGTACAAAAAGCTCAAATGGGTTGTGGGTGAGAAGATCAATGGATCTGGAAAATCTGAGGTTTATTTGTCTGCTGTTCTGCAGAAACCAGTTAGAGTTTGA